In Drosophila subpulchrella strain 33 F10 #4 breed RU33 chromosome 3R, RU_Dsub_v1.1 Primary Assembly, whole genome shotgun sequence, the following are encoded in one genomic region:
- the LOC119547186 gene encoding poly(U)-binding-splicing factor PUF60-B isoform X3 translates to MLFENPAVAAKLPFPYNVPPPLQAAAAAAAAVPNLRSVSEMNATSLYAGNPMENAAAAAAAAAAGLIDPHHNRDLHQALVASIANNGVAAIGGGLTTAAVLKSAAQQQQQQQAQQQQAVVQQSQNSVVVSSGQDQPKQEQAQQAALALLKENVNASAGAGQNNGQVALGGSNKSGSSGRSTPSLSGGSGSDPAPGKLFVGGLSWQTSSDKLKEYFNMFGTVTDVLIMKDPVTQRSRGFGFITFQEPCTVEKVLKVPIHTLDGKKIDPKHATPKNRPRQANKTKKIFVGGVSQDTSAEEVKAYFSQFGPVEETVMLMDQQTKRHRGFGFVTFENEDVVDRVCEIHFHTIKNKKVECKKAQPKEAVTPAAQLLQKRIMLGTLGVQLPTAPGQLIGARGAGVATMNPLAMLQNPTQLLQSPAAAAAAQQAALISQNPFQVQNAAAAASMANQAGFGKLLTTYPQTALHSVRYAPYSIPASAATANAALMQAHQAQSVAAAAHHHQQQQQQQHHHQQQTHNAHVAAAQQQQQSHQHAVSNSASQAHSAAAAAALAANAANGAGAAGAHSLAAAAQQAGLMAGNPLNAAAAAAAAAANPAAAYQNYALANVDMSSFQGVDWSTMYGMGMYV, encoded by the exons GTCAGTATCGGAGATGAACGCCACTTCTCTATATGCCGG CAATCCCATGGAGAACGCGgccgcagccgctgccgccgcAGCAGCGGGCTTGATTGATCCACATCACAACCGGGATTTGCACCAGGCATTGGTGGCTTCGATAGCCAACAATGGTGTGGCCGCCATTGGCGGTGGCTTGACCACAGCGGCGGTCTTGAAGAGTGccgcccagcagcagcagcagcagcaagcaCAGCAACAACAGGCTGTGGTGCAACAGAGCCAGAACTCGGTGGTCGTGTCCTCTGGCCAGGATCAGCCCAAACAGGAGCAGGCCCAACAGGCCGCCTTGGCGCTGCTCAAGGAGAACGTGAATGCCTCGGCTGGGGCAGGACAGAATAATGGCCAGGTCGCCCTGGGGGGCAGCAACAAGAGCGGCTCCTCCGGCCGATCCACACCCAGTCTGAGCGGAGGCAGTGGCTCCGATCCGGCACCGGGCAAACTCTTTGTCGGCGGTCTCAGCTGGCAGACATCGTCGGATAAACTCAAGGAATACTTCAATATGTTTGGCACCGTCACCGATGTGCTCATCATGAAGGATCCCGTCACCCAG CGCAGTCGCGGCTTTGGTTTCATCACATTCCAAGAACCCTGCACCGTGGAGAAGGTCCTCAAGGTGCCCATTCACACACTCGATGGCAAGAAGATCGACCCCAAGCATGCCACCCCAAAGAACCGACCCCGTCAGGCCAACAAGACCAAGAAGATCTTTGTGGGCGGCGTCTCGCAGGACACCTCCGCCGAGGAGGTCAAGGCCTACTTCAGCCAGTTTGGTCCCGTCGAGGAGACGGTCATGCTGATGGACCAGCAGACGAAACGCCACCGTGGCTTCGGATTCGTCACCTTCGAGAACGAGGATGTGGTTGATCGCGTCTGCGAGATCCACTTCCACACCATCAAGAACAAGAAGGTCGAGTGCAAGAAAGCCCAGCCCAAGGAGGCGGTCACCCCGGCTGCCCAGCTCCTCCAGAAGCGCATCATGTTGGGCACCCTGGGCGTACAGTTGCCCACAGCTCCGGGTCAGCTGATTGGAGCCCGCGGCGCTGGCGTGGCCACTATGAACCCTCTGGCCATGCTCCAGAATCCCACACAGCTGCTGCAATCCCCGGCAGCAGCCGCCGCCGCCCAGCAGGCCGCCCTCATATCACAGAATCCGTTTCAAGTACAAAACGCCGCCGCAGCAGCCTCGATGGCCAATCAAGCGGGCTTCGGCAAGCTGTTGACCACATATCCGCAGACCGCGCTGCACAGCGTCAG GTATGCACCCTATTCGATCCCCGCCAGCGCCGCCACTGCCAACGCTGCCCTGATGCAGGCCCATCAGGCGCAGAGCGTGGCCGCCGCTGCCCATcatcaccagcagcagcaacagcagcagcatcaccaccagcagcagacCCACAACGCCCATGTGGCCGccgcccagcagcagcaacagagcCACCAGCACGCCGTCTCCAACTCCGCTTCGCAGGCGCACTCGGCGGCAGCGGCTGCCGCTCTGGCGGCCAATGCCGCGAATGGAGCCGGTGCCGCTGGAGCCCACAGCCTGGCCGCTGCCGCCCAGCAGGCGGGTTTGATGGCCGGCAATCCCCTGAAtgccgctgctgccgccgccgccgctgctgccaATCCGGCGGCTGCCTACCAAAACTACGCCCTGGCCAATGTGGATATGTCCAGCTTCCAGGGCGTCGATTGGAGCACCATGTACGGCATGGGCATGTACGTCTAA
- the LOC119551420 gene encoding uncharacterized protein LOC119551420: MGNAGHFVVVLQAVCLWLAAAKLKSSDYRAGSKDYNAAADNNQLQEEAMEVAMAMAMAKTNRNAQPAVQVKVTNEVESALRMGTMMMPMRNRGGERWGWQTNYFDTQMPLLSSGLMSPGWLPILNEQQQGEHPEQGHNLAHGPSSVEQQLLRLQTDYKLLYNAEHHTYFHLHTLRIPEDTIIRPGPSKSEEPPHRRLFQQVVGNTLTAAFGLNVMNKGQVEGQVDGGQAEVITTEQVNLYDAASLRRSRFSPFNPTRILIHGWLGNENANMYSALIPAYLDLRNGNYNIFTVDWGRGAIADYITASYRVKPVGKVLAKFVDFLHQEAGLRFEDLQLVGFSMGAHVAGLAGKHLQTGRLRMIRALDPALPFFRYAKEEERLTPQDADYVEVLHTSVGSYGFDRPLGHADFYANWGSQQPGCFWHECSHWRAFMLFAESLSRDRNTGFLSQGCPSGEWQQLTRFHRCPKDTGIIQTMGGDLANVSADFLAQRQGVYYFQANDQPPYVLAQNASSQKGGTK; this comes from the exons ATGGGAAATGCTGGACATTTTGTGGTCGTTTTGCAGGCAG TTTGTTTGTGGCTCGCTGCAGCAAAGCTGAAATCGTCTGATTATAGGGCTGGTTCTAAGGACTATAATGCCGCTGCAGACAACAATCAATTGcaggaggaggcaatggagGTGGctatggcgatggcgatggcgaagACGAATCGCAATGCTCAACCCGCAGTGCAagtaaaagtgacaaatgAAGTGGAAAGTGCCCTCAGAATGGGTACAATGATGATGCCGATGAGAAATCGGGGCGGTGAGCGGTGGGGATGGCAGACGAACTACTTTGACACACAAATGCcgctgctgtcgtctggcctAATGAGTCCCGGCTGGCTGCCAATATTGAATGAGCAGCAGCAGGGGGAGCATCCGGAGCAGGGCCATAACTTGGCCCACGGACCCAGTTCGGTTGAACAGCAATTACTTCGCCTGCAGACGGACTACAAATTGCTGTACAATGCCGAGCATCATACCTATTTCCACCTGCACACCCTGCGCATCCCAGAGGACACCATCATCCGACCAGGACCATCGAAATCCGAGGAGCCACCGCATCGCAGGCTGTTCCAGCAGGTCGTGGGCAACACACTGACCGCCGCCTTTGGCCTGAATGTGATGAACAAGGGCCAGGTGGAGGGGCAAGTGGATGGGGGCCAGGCGGAGGTCATTACCACCGAACAGGTGAATCTCTACGATGCCGCCTCGCTGCGCCGGTCGCGCTTCAGTCCCTTCAATCCCACACG aattctCATTCATGGATGGTTGGGCAACGAAAATGCCAATATGTACAGCGCCCTAATACCTGCCTATCTGGATCTTAGGAATGGTAACTACAACATCTTCACCGTCGACTGGGGACGCGGAGCCATAGCGGACTACATAACGGCCAGTTATAGGGTCAAGCCGGTGGGCAAGGTGTTGGCCAAGTTCGTGGACTTCCTGCACCAAGAGGCGGGGCTGCGCTTTGAGGATCTCCAGCTGGTGGGATTCAGCATGGGGGCACATGTGGCGGGACTGGCTGGGAAGCATCTGCAGACCGGTCGCCTTCGGATGATCAGGGCCTTGGATCCCGCCCTGCCCTTCTTTCGATATGCCAAGGAAGAGGAGCGATTGACCCCCCAGGATGCCGACTACGTGGAGGTTTTGCACACCAGTGTGGGCAGCTATGGCTTCGATCGACCTCTGGGTCATGCGGACTTCTATGCCAATTGGGGCAGCCAGCAGCCAGGTTGTTTTTGGCATGAATGCAGCCATTGGAGGGCTTTTATGCTCTTTGCCGAGAGTCTCTCAAGGGATCGGAATACGGGTTTCTTATCCCAGGGCTGTCCATCCGGTGAATGGCAGCAGTTGACCCGCTTTCATCGCTGCCCAAAGGATACGGGAATTATCCAGACCATGGGCGGTGATTTGGCCAACGTTTCGGCGGATTTCTTGGCCCAAAGACAGGGTGTCTATTATTTTCAAGCAAACGACCAGCCACCCTATGTTTTAGCACAAAATGCCAGTTCGCAAAAGGGTggcacaaaataa
- the LOC119547186 gene encoding protein alan shepard isoform X1 — MLFENPAVAAKLPFPYNVPPPLQAAAAAAAAVPNLRFQTPIKAFACLTAATRSVSEMNATSLYAGNPMENAAAAAAAAAAGLIDPHHNRDLHQALVASIANNGVAAIGGGLTTAAVLKSAAQQQQQQQAQQQQAVVQQSQNSVVVSSGQDQPKQEQAQQAALALLKENVNASAGAGQNNGQVALGGSNKSGSSGRSTPSLSGGSGSDPAPGKLFVGGLSWQTSSDKLKEYFNMFGTVTDVLIMKDPVTQRSRGFGFITFQEPCTVEKVLKVPIHTLDGKKIDPKHATPKNRPRQANKTKKIFVGGVSQDTSAEEVKAYFSQFGPVEETVMLMDQQTKRHRGFGFVTFENEDVVDRVCEIHFHTIKNKKVECKKAQPKEAVTPAAQLLQKRIMLGTLGVQLPTAPGQLIGARGAGVATMNPLAMLQNPTQLLQSPAAAAAAQQAALISQNPFQVQNAAAAASMANQAGFGKLLTTYPQTALHSVRYAPYSIPASAATANAALMQAHQAQSVAAAAHHHQQQQQQQHHHQQQTHNAHVAAAQQQQQSHQHAVSNSASQAHSAAAAAALAANAANGAGAAGAHSLAAAAQQAGLMAGNPLNAAAAAAAAAANPAAAYQNYALANVDMSSFQGVDWSTMYGMGMYV, encoded by the exons GTCAGTATCGGAGATGAACGCCACTTCTCTATATGCCGG CAATCCCATGGAGAACGCGgccgcagccgctgccgccgcAGCAGCGGGCTTGATTGATCCACATCACAACCGGGATTTGCACCAGGCATTGGTGGCTTCGATAGCCAACAATGGTGTGGCCGCCATTGGCGGTGGCTTGACCACAGCGGCGGTCTTGAAGAGTGccgcccagcagcagcagcagcagcaagcaCAGCAACAACAGGCTGTGGTGCAACAGAGCCAGAACTCGGTGGTCGTGTCCTCTGGCCAGGATCAGCCCAAACAGGAGCAGGCCCAACAGGCCGCCTTGGCGCTGCTCAAGGAGAACGTGAATGCCTCGGCTGGGGCAGGACAGAATAATGGCCAGGTCGCCCTGGGGGGCAGCAACAAGAGCGGCTCCTCCGGCCGATCCACACCCAGTCTGAGCGGAGGCAGTGGCTCCGATCCGGCACCGGGCAAACTCTTTGTCGGCGGTCTCAGCTGGCAGACATCGTCGGATAAACTCAAGGAATACTTCAATATGTTTGGCACCGTCACCGATGTGCTCATCATGAAGGATCCCGTCACCCAG CGCAGTCGCGGCTTTGGTTTCATCACATTCCAAGAACCCTGCACCGTGGAGAAGGTCCTCAAGGTGCCCATTCACACACTCGATGGCAAGAAGATCGACCCCAAGCATGCCACCCCAAAGAACCGACCCCGTCAGGCCAACAAGACCAAGAAGATCTTTGTGGGCGGCGTCTCGCAGGACACCTCCGCCGAGGAGGTCAAGGCCTACTTCAGCCAGTTTGGTCCCGTCGAGGAGACGGTCATGCTGATGGACCAGCAGACGAAACGCCACCGTGGCTTCGGATTCGTCACCTTCGAGAACGAGGATGTGGTTGATCGCGTCTGCGAGATCCACTTCCACACCATCAAGAACAAGAAGGTCGAGTGCAAGAAAGCCCAGCCCAAGGAGGCGGTCACCCCGGCTGCCCAGCTCCTCCAGAAGCGCATCATGTTGGGCACCCTGGGCGTACAGTTGCCCACAGCTCCGGGTCAGCTGATTGGAGCCCGCGGCGCTGGCGTGGCCACTATGAACCCTCTGGCCATGCTCCAGAATCCCACACAGCTGCTGCAATCCCCGGCAGCAGCCGCCGCCGCCCAGCAGGCCGCCCTCATATCACAGAATCCGTTTCAAGTACAAAACGCCGCCGCAGCAGCCTCGATGGCCAATCAAGCGGGCTTCGGCAAGCTGTTGACCACATATCCGCAGACCGCGCTGCACAGCGTCAG GTATGCACCCTATTCGATCCCCGCCAGCGCCGCCACTGCCAACGCTGCCCTGATGCAGGCCCATCAGGCGCAGAGCGTGGCCGCCGCTGCCCATcatcaccagcagcagcaacagcagcagcatcaccaccagcagcagacCCACAACGCCCATGTGGCCGccgcccagcagcagcaacagagcCACCAGCACGCCGTCTCCAACTCCGCTTCGCAGGCGCACTCGGCGGCAGCGGCTGCCGCTCTGGCGGCCAATGCCGCGAATGGAGCCGGTGCCGCTGGAGCCCACAGCCTGGCCGCTGCCGCCCAGCAGGCGGGTTTGATGGCCGGCAATCCCCTGAAtgccgctgctgccgccgccgccgctgctgccaATCCGGCGGCTGCCTACCAAAACTACGCCCTGGCCAATGTGGATATGTCCAGCTTCCAGGGCGTCGATTGGAGCACCATGTACGGCATGGGCATGTACGTCTAA
- the LOC119547186 gene encoding poly(U)-binding-splicing factor PUF60-B isoform X5: protein MNYLETILCNPMENAAAAAAAAAAGLIDPHHNRDLHQALVASIANNGVAAIGGGLTTAAVLKSAAQQQQQQQAQQQQAVVQQSQNSVVVSSGQDQPKQEQAQQAALALLKENVNASAGAGQNNGQVALGGSNKSGSSGRSTPSLSGGSGSDPAPGKLFVGGLSWQTSSDKLKEYFNMFGTVTDVLIMKDPVTQRSRGFGFITFQEPCTVEKVLKVPIHTLDGKKIDPKHATPKNRPRQANKTKKIFVGGVSQDTSAEEVKAYFSQFGPVEETVMLMDQQTKRHRGFGFVTFENEDVVDRVCEIHFHTIKNKKVECKKAQPKEAVTPAAQLLQKRIMLGTLGVQLPTAPGQLIGARGAGVATMNPLAMLQNPTQLLQSPAAAAAAQQAALISQNPFQVQNAAAAASMANQAGFGKLLTTYPQTALHSVRYAPYSIPASAATANAALMQAHQAQSVAAAAHHHQQQQQQQHHHQQQTHNAHVAAAQQQQQSHQHAVSNSASQAHSAAAAAALAANAANGAGAAGAHSLAAAAQQAGLMAGNPLNAAAAAAAAAANPAAAYQNYALANVDMSSFQGVDWSTMYGMGMYV, encoded by the exons ATGAATTATTTAGAGACCATTTTGTG CAATCCCATGGAGAACGCGgccgcagccgctgccgccgcAGCAGCGGGCTTGATTGATCCACATCACAACCGGGATTTGCACCAGGCATTGGTGGCTTCGATAGCCAACAATGGTGTGGCCGCCATTGGCGGTGGCTTGACCACAGCGGCGGTCTTGAAGAGTGccgcccagcagcagcagcagcagcaagcaCAGCAACAACAGGCTGTGGTGCAACAGAGCCAGAACTCGGTGGTCGTGTCCTCTGGCCAGGATCAGCCCAAACAGGAGCAGGCCCAACAGGCCGCCTTGGCGCTGCTCAAGGAGAACGTGAATGCCTCGGCTGGGGCAGGACAGAATAATGGCCAGGTCGCCCTGGGGGGCAGCAACAAGAGCGGCTCCTCCGGCCGATCCACACCCAGTCTGAGCGGAGGCAGTGGCTCCGATCCGGCACCGGGCAAACTCTTTGTCGGCGGTCTCAGCTGGCAGACATCGTCGGATAAACTCAAGGAATACTTCAATATGTTTGGCACCGTCACCGATGTGCTCATCATGAAGGATCCCGTCACCCAG CGCAGTCGCGGCTTTGGTTTCATCACATTCCAAGAACCCTGCACCGTGGAGAAGGTCCTCAAGGTGCCCATTCACACACTCGATGGCAAGAAGATCGACCCCAAGCATGCCACCCCAAAGAACCGACCCCGTCAGGCCAACAAGACCAAGAAGATCTTTGTGGGCGGCGTCTCGCAGGACACCTCCGCCGAGGAGGTCAAGGCCTACTTCAGCCAGTTTGGTCCCGTCGAGGAGACGGTCATGCTGATGGACCAGCAGACGAAACGCCACCGTGGCTTCGGATTCGTCACCTTCGAGAACGAGGATGTGGTTGATCGCGTCTGCGAGATCCACTTCCACACCATCAAGAACAAGAAGGTCGAGTGCAAGAAAGCCCAGCCCAAGGAGGCGGTCACCCCGGCTGCCCAGCTCCTCCAGAAGCGCATCATGTTGGGCACCCTGGGCGTACAGTTGCCCACAGCTCCGGGTCAGCTGATTGGAGCCCGCGGCGCTGGCGTGGCCACTATGAACCCTCTGGCCATGCTCCAGAATCCCACACAGCTGCTGCAATCCCCGGCAGCAGCCGCCGCCGCCCAGCAGGCCGCCCTCATATCACAGAATCCGTTTCAAGTACAAAACGCCGCCGCAGCAGCCTCGATGGCCAATCAAGCGGGCTTCGGCAAGCTGTTGACCACATATCCGCAGACCGCGCTGCACAGCGTCAG GTATGCACCCTATTCGATCCCCGCCAGCGCCGCCACTGCCAACGCTGCCCTGATGCAGGCCCATCAGGCGCAGAGCGTGGCCGCCGCTGCCCATcatcaccagcagcagcaacagcagcagcatcaccaccagcagcagacCCACAACGCCCATGTGGCCGccgcccagcagcagcaacagagcCACCAGCACGCCGTCTCCAACTCCGCTTCGCAGGCGCACTCGGCGGCAGCGGCTGCCGCTCTGGCGGCCAATGCCGCGAATGGAGCCGGTGCCGCTGGAGCCCACAGCCTGGCCGCTGCCGCCCAGCAGGCGGGTTTGATGGCCGGCAATCCCCTGAAtgccgctgctgccgccgccgccgctgctgccaATCCGGCGGCTGCCTACCAAAACTACGCCCTGGCCAATGTGGATATGTCCAGCTTCCAGGGCGTCGATTGGAGCACCATGTACGGCATGGGCATGTACGTCTAA
- the LOC119547218 gene encoding LOW QUALITY PROTEIN: uncharacterized protein LOC119547218 (The sequence of the model RefSeq protein was modified relative to this genomic sequence to represent the inferred CDS: inserted 1 base in 1 codon), translating into MALRLTAVAFRRRAPLLLVPKLQPPPSTRTLLVRKNLVPFLDDDPCVFSKKAIMHHWGVLPILVISVVGLFLKVGAMIRLGLTKDDVWFTKDSAHYEFFESRQGPWYKPKSRKWGGRSDYEMPPGAILARLGDVNGPSFEKDDKKKKXNFAWIRGGQISIETMYFIDLTIQLPSCRLALRFRIR; encoded by the exons atggcGCTTCGTCTTACAGCTGTTGCTTTCCGAAGGCGCGCTCCTTTATTACTCGTGCCAAAG TTGCAACCACCACCGTCAACCCGCACTTTATTAGTTAGGA AGAATCTGGTACCGTTTCTAGATGATGATCCTTGTGTGTTCTCGAAGAAGGCCATTATGCATCATTGGGGG GTTCTTCCCATTCTGGTCATATCAGTAGTTGGCTTGTTTCTCAAAGTTGGTGCTATGATCAGGCTGGGTCTGACCAAGGATGATGTGTGGTTTACCAAGGACTCGGCGCATTACGAGTTTTTTGAATCGCGCCAAGGACCTTGGTATAAACCAAAGAGCCGCAAG TGGGGTGGCCGTAGTGACTATGAAATGCCACCCGGTGCGATCTTGGCCAGGCTAGGCGATGTCAATGGCCCATCAT TTGAGAAGgatgacaaaaaaaaaa taaacttCGCCTGGATTAGAGGTGGTCAGATTAGCATAGAAACCATGTACTTCATAGATCTGACCATACAGCTACCATCCTGCCGGCTGGCTCTAAGGTTCCGGATACGCTAA